Proteins from a single region of Limnothrix sp. FACHB-406:
- the rnc gene encoding ribonuclease III, whose amino-acid sequence MGSLASTVLSYPRRQRDLEALLSRMGLDEGATVDWVLLDRALTHPTADSQTNYEQLEFVGDAIVRTAAAELLWETYPDWPVGEMAAARAILVSDRMLARIADTYNLERYLIMGGSAARDLEGRQSRLADALEATIGALYLSVRSLDLVRPWLDDHFRAIAHQVRNDPARQNYKAALQEWTQGRYKSLPEYRVRELSAVHGDVQRFEAQVWFHGRCLGQGRGRSRKLAEQAAAQEAFLWLCDRDDLPSDLPGDLPSNLPGPLPGDQSSNSPGDAPGDRE is encoded by the coding sequence ATGGGTTCGTTGGCATCAACCGTATTAAGCTATCCCCGCCGACAACGGGATCTCGAAGCCCTGTTATCGCGCATGGGGTTGGATGAGGGGGCAACTGTCGATTGGGTGTTGCTCGATCGGGCCCTGACTCACCCCACGGCGGATTCCCAAACCAACTACGAACAGTTGGAATTCGTGGGGGATGCGATCGTGCGGACGGCGGCGGCCGAATTGCTGTGGGAAACCTATCCCGATTGGCCCGTGGGCGAAATGGCGGCGGCGCGGGCCATTTTGGTGAGCGATCGGATGTTGGCGCGAATTGCCGACACCTATAATCTGGAGCGCTACCTGATCATGGGCGGCAGCGCGGCTCGGGATTTGGAAGGGCGGCAATCGCGCTTGGCCGATGCTCTGGAAGCAACCATCGGAGCCTTATATCTTTCGGTGCGATCGCTGGATTTGGTGCGGCCTTGGCTCGATGACCATTTTCGAGCGATCGCCCACCAGGTGCGCAACGACCCGGCCCGCCAAAACTACAAGGCAGCCCTCCAGGAATGGACTCAAGGGCGCTACAAATCCTTGCCGGAATATCGAGTGCGGGAACTGAGCGCTGTCCATGGGGATGTGCAGCGCTTTGAGGCCCAGGTTTGGTTCCATGGCCGTTGTTTGGGCCAAGGCCGCGGTCGATCGCGCAAGTTGGCGGAACAGGCCGCGGCCCAAGAAGCCTTTTTATGGCTGTGCGATCGGGATGATTTGCCCAGTGATTTACCCGGTGATTTACCCAGCAATTTGCCAGGCCCTTTACCGGGCGATCAATCAAGCAATTCACCTGGTGATGCGCCCGGCGATCGCGAATGA